Proteins from a genomic interval of Cyclopterus lumpus isolate fCycLum1 chromosome 18, fCycLum1.pri, whole genome shotgun sequence:
- the si:dkey-183c6.9 gene encoding E3 ubiquitin-protein ligase TRIM39: protein MASPSVLLSEVQFKCCICLEVFFEPVSIPCGHSFCFTCITSHWDNRQAVSCPKCHTAFEDRPELCENSFAKEMSEQIRARRQNGVMPMAGTFIFCDVCVGKQTLALKSCLVCLTSYCESHLEPHLRVATLKIHKLIEPVAMMENRMCKRHQRLLELFCRSDQRCVCVLCTETDHRCHDTVPVERESKEKKARMKRIEADVQQMIQDRLQKVEEIRHSMELSKDSAKRDIVESLEVLSTLFRSLESRQAKLVEMIQRKQTAAEQRAERLITELKLEITELETKRSEMEQLSHTEDHLNLLQRFPALSCPSSAKACDDIIVHTDACLGIVRSEVANIEQQLQSALKKLSIQEHEKMQQYAVDVHLDPKTANPWLVISEDWRQIWDADVEQNLVDIPERFDTAPCVLATRGFTTGRHYWEVDVGDKTAWDLGVAQQSINRKGVVTLSPEDGFWTICLRKGSEYRACGGQAELLFLSQRPQVVGVFLDCEDGTVSFYDADAKSHIYSFTQCQFTEAMFPFFNPDMCDSGSNTSPLIVRPLSGVNGGRDLDGITI, encoded by the exons ATGGCCTCCCCCAGCGTTCTCCTGTCAGAGGTGCAGTTCAAGTGTTGCATCTGTCTGGAGGTTTTCTTTGAGCCCGTCTCCATCCCCTGCGGTCACAGCTTCTGCTTCACCTGTATCACATCACACTGGGACAACCGGCAGGCCGTCAGCTGTCCCAAATGTCACACGGCCTTCGAGGACCGCCCAGAGCTTTGTGAAAACTCCTTCGCCAAGGAAATGTCAGAGCAGATCCGAGCAAGAAGGCAGAACGGCGTGATGCCGATGGCAGGAACATTCATattttgtgatgtgtgtgtggggaagcAAACGCTGGCCCTGAAGTCCTGCCTTGTATGTCTGACCTCATATTGTGAGAGTCACCTGGAGCCCCATCTGAGAGTTGCCACCTTGAAGATACACAAGCTGATTGAACCTGTGGCGATGATGGAGAACCGGATGTGCAAAAGGCACCAGCGGCTTCTGGAGTTGTTCTGCAGGAGCGACCAGAGGTGCGTGTGCGTGCTGTGCACCGAGACCGACCACCGCTGTCATGACACCGTCCCAGTGGAGCGAGAGAGTAAGGAGAAGAAG GCTCGGATGAAAAGGATTGAGGCCGATGTTCAGCAGATGATCCAGGACAGACTGCAGAAGGTGGAAGAGATCAGACACTCGATGGAACTCAGCAAG GACAGCGCTAAGAGGGACATAGTGGAAAGCCTGGAGGTCCTCTCCACTCTGTTTCGCTCCTTGGAGAGTCGTCAGGCGAAGCTGGTGGAGATGATCCAGAGGAAGCagacagcagcagagcagagggCGGAGAGGCTCATCACAGAGCTCAAGCTGGAAATCACTGAGCTGGAGACGAAGAGAAGTGAAATGGAGCAACTTTCTCACACTGAggaccacctcaacctcctgcAG AGGTTTCCAGCTCTAAGTTGTCCTTCATCTGCCAAAGCCTGCGATGACATCATCGTCCATACAGACGCATGCTTGGGGATTGTAAGGAGCGAGGTTGCCAACATTGaacagcagctccagtcagctTTGAAAAAGCTTTCCATTCAAG AGCATGAGAAGATGCAGCAGTATGCAG TTGATGTTCATCTGGACCCCAAGACAGCCAACCCTTGGCTGGTTATATCAGAGGATTGGAGACAGATCTGGGATGCAGATGTTGAACAGAACCTAGTGGACATACCAGAGCGTTTTGACACGGCACCATGTGTCCTCGCCacaaga GGTTTCACCACAGGGAGGCACTACTGGGAGGTGGACGTGGGAGATAAAACAGCGTGGGACTTGGGTGTGGCTCAACAGTCAATCAACAGGAAGGGTGTGGTCACACTGAGTCCAGAGGATGGTTTTTGGACTATTTGCTTGAGGAAGGGCAGTGAGTACCGGGCATGTGGGGGACAGGCAGagcttctgtttctctctcagagGCCCCAGGTTGTCGGGGTGTTTTTGGATTGCGAGGACGGCACGGTCTCCTTTTATGATGCAGATGCCAAGTCACACATCTATTCCTTTACACAGTGTCAGTTCACTGAAgccatgtttcccttttttaaccCAGATATGTGTGACAGCGGCAGCAACACATCACCACTTATCGTCCGCCCGCTCAGTGGAGTCAATGGAGGCAGGGATTTAGATGGCATCACAATATga